A window of the Sphaerobacter thermophilus DSM 20745 genome harbors these coding sequences:
- a CDS encoding DUF7594 domain-containing protein yields the protein MRRWKLRYLIAVVGALAFLALGPRLLIDALTSATERPDGPVAQVSTLRFTPVADTYVNEAHPHTSYGDRLDFDVDGKPVKEAYLMFNLSGIDGLVTSAKLRLLVTNASPHSGGSIRQVSDTTWSETEMTFKKRPMIDGPVLSTLGPVEKGQVVTFDVTRADLRNGLVSFAMTSHRQDGVEYASRESPNSPELVITVTTGGSGVTTVRSTSPPGDPVLVGAGDIASCRSNGARETARLIASIPGTVFTAGDHAYPDGTARQFAECYGPTWGLFKERTRPAPGNHDYRTEGARPYFEYFGENAGPPGRGYYSYSLGTWRILVIDSNIAVDKESPQYAWLQQELTANPVICTLAIWHHPRFSSAKHGSQKKMASIWELLYAHHVDVVINGHDHVYERLEPMDADGNRDDEHGIRTFVVGTGGVGLYKFGTPLATSEVRDNDTLGVLKLTLHDGSYDWEFIPVPGGSFTDSGTGTCH from the coding sequence ATGAGACGGTGGAAACTCCGGTATCTCATCGCCGTGGTCGGGGCGCTGGCTTTCCTGGCGCTCGGACCACGGCTGCTCATCGACGCGCTGACGTCCGCGACGGAGCGGCCCGACGGGCCGGTGGCACAGGTGTCGACGCTGCGGTTCACGCCGGTGGCCGACACCTATGTGAACGAGGCGCATCCGCACACATCGTACGGCGATAGGCTCGACTTCGACGTGGACGGGAAGCCGGTCAAGGAAGCCTATCTAATGTTCAACCTGTCGGGCATCGATGGGCTCGTCACCTCGGCCAAGCTGCGCTTGCTGGTCACCAATGCCAGCCCCCATAGCGGTGGGTCGATTCGGCAGGTGAGCGACACCACCTGGTCCGAGACCGAGATGACGTTCAAGAAGCGGCCTATGATCGACGGGCCGGTGCTCTCGACGCTGGGCCCGGTGGAGAAAGGGCAGGTCGTCACCTTCGACGTGACGCGCGCGGATCTCCGGAATGGGCTCGTCAGCTTCGCGATGACCTCGCACAGGCAGGACGGCGTTGAGTATGCGTCGCGCGAGTCGCCCAATAGCCCGGAACTGGTCATTACGGTCACGACGGGCGGAAGCGGGGTCACGACTGTCCGGTCGACTTCCCCGCCTGGCGACCCGGTCCTGGTGGGCGCCGGGGACATCGCCTCGTGCCGCAGCAACGGGGCGCGCGAGACGGCGCGGCTCATCGCCTCGATTCCAGGCACTGTCTTCACCGCGGGCGACCACGCCTACCCGGACGGTACAGCCCGCCAGTTCGCAGAATGCTACGGGCCGACGTGGGGGCTCTTCAAAGAACGGACCCGCCCGGCGCCGGGCAACCACGACTACCGGACAGAAGGCGCACGGCCGTACTTCGAGTACTTCGGCGAGAACGCCGGGCCGCCGGGTCGCGGCTACTACTCCTACAGCCTCGGGACGTGGCGCATTCTGGTGATCGACTCGAACATCGCGGTCGACAAGGAGTCACCCCAGTACGCCTGGCTTCAGCAGGAACTGACCGCGAATCCGGTCATCTGCACGCTGGCCATCTGGCACCACCCGCGCTTTAGCTCCGCCAAGCATGGGAGCCAGAAGAAGATGGCGTCCATCTGGGAACTTCTGTACGCCCACCACGTGGACGTTGTCATCAATGGCCATGACCACGTCTACGAGCGCCTTGAGCCGATGGATGCCGATGGCAACCGAGACGATGAGCATGGCATCCGCACGTTCGTGGTCGGAACCGGCGGTGTAGGGCTCTACAAGTTCGGCACGCCATTGGCGACCAGCGAGGTACGGGATAACGATACCCTCGGCGTGCTCAAACTGACCCTGCACGACGGCAGCTACGACTGGGAGTTCATCCCGGTCCCTGGCGGCTCCTTCACCGACTCCGGTACGGGCACGTGCCACTGA
- a CDS encoding Ig-like domain repeat protein — translation MRRGVVLLGMILLLALARGPDHAAAVDGVELALEVPPTIQVGDDIPIMVRLTASGAPLSGQIVELRVDDQIAMRAVTGPDGAAGFQVRGTLAAGDYAFVASFPGTDTLATATTAATVTVEPAMLEIRTVPSLPGVTFTLDGHPFAADAEGIARFPISQPGTFRLEAPPRADLSTTQRADFSRWSDDVYVGFRDITIPGQRRLVAGFLVSYLTNLTFADAEGEFVPPTRISSIRVRTAQGQTLDLDPQVAQWLPATTVVKTPAGLRAQPVRYSVQEVIVDGIRTVRRGEVTFTLRPEVAPSIPLSLHRITVAGRATLLGDRVGTGVVLQHPDGTREYRPYDETGAATFDGLPIGTYRAWILGAGGYARAQLFDLVPGATITIPVITYFLMGLVLAIPVGLLFALLVVSGTRVGRFLPAGVGQPVGIARRFMYGVAGVAAVVGVIGLGYGLTAVHGSWLLTPDRLLQPAETLAATWDAEPEPTATAVVPASETRPAVEVAEVFRRLWNASGGPRVFGRPVGAAYQQVDAETGVTLTIQYFDRARFELHPHLAGTRYEIQLGRLGWEEAARRGLLGTEPFQPVPAATAEQSANCDYFPTTGHRVCGHFRTFWRNNGLRLGDSGISFRESLALFGYPISEEFPDPDTGLIVQYFERARLEYRPEQAGTPGEVTLGELEGIDP, via the coding sequence GTGCGCCGGGGAGTCGTGCTGCTCGGGATGATCCTCCTGCTCGCCCTGGCGCGCGGGCCGGACCATGCCGCGGCCGTCGATGGGGTCGAGCTAGCGCTAGAGGTGCCGCCGACGATCCAGGTCGGCGACGACATCCCAATCATGGTGCGGCTGACCGCGTCCGGCGCGCCGCTCTCCGGGCAGATCGTCGAACTCCGCGTCGACGACCAGATTGCGATGCGCGCCGTGACGGGGCCGGACGGCGCTGCCGGGTTCCAGGTGCGGGGAACCCTGGCCGCTGGGGACTATGCGTTCGTCGCGAGCTTCCCAGGCACCGATACGCTGGCGACGGCGACCACGGCTGCGACCGTCACGGTCGAGCCGGCGATGCTCGAGATCCGTACCGTGCCGAGCCTGCCCGGTGTCACCTTCACCCTGGACGGCCACCCCTTCGCCGCGGATGCGGAGGGCATCGCGCGGTTCCCCATCTCGCAGCCGGGTACATTCCGGCTCGAGGCCCCGCCGCGTGCGGACCTGAGCACAACCCAGCGAGCGGACTTCAGTCGCTGGTCGGACGATGTCTACGTCGGCTTCCGCGACATTACCATCCCAGGCCAACGGCGGCTGGTTGCCGGGTTCCTGGTGAGCTATCTGACCAACCTGACCTTTGCTGACGCTGAGGGGGAGTTCGTCCCGCCGACGCGCATCAGCTCGATCAGGGTGAGGACCGCGCAGGGGCAGACCCTCGATCTGGACCCGCAGGTCGCGCAGTGGCTCCCGGCGACGACCGTGGTGAAGACGCCGGCAGGGCTCCGCGCCCAGCCGGTCCGCTACTCGGTGCAAGAGGTCATCGTCGATGGGATCCGCACGGTGCGCCGGGGCGAGGTCACCTTCACGCTGCGGCCCGAGGTGGCCCCCAGCATTCCCCTCTCCCTACATCGCATCACCGTGGCCGGCCGGGCGACCCTGCTGGGCGACCGCGTCGGCACGGGTGTCGTGCTGCAGCATCCGGATGGCACGAGGGAGTACCGGCCGTATGACGAGACGGGGGCCGCTACCTTCGATGGCCTGCCGATCGGGACCTACCGCGCGTGGATCCTCGGCGCCGGGGGCTATGCTCGGGCGCAACTCTTCGACCTGGTGCCGGGGGCGACTATTACGATCCCGGTGATCACCTATTTCCTGATGGGGCTGGTGCTGGCGATCCCGGTGGGCCTCCTCTTTGCCCTTCTGGTGGTGTCAGGCACGCGAGTCGGGCGCTTCCTGCCGGCCGGTGTAGGGCAGCCCGTGGGGATCGCCAGGCGCTTCATGTACGGCGTCGCGGGTGTCGCGGCGGTGGTGGGGGTCATCGGGCTCGGTTACGGGCTGACCGCCGTGCATGGTTCATGGCTGCTGACCCCAGACCGCCTGCTCCAACCTGCAGAAACGCTCGCCGCGACGTGGGACGCCGAGCCGGAGCCCACCGCGACTGCGGTGGTCCCGGCGTCGGAGACCCGCCCGGCCGTGGAGGTAGCCGAGGTATTCCGGCGGCTGTGGAACGCCAGCGGCGGCCCGCGAGTATTCGGCAGGCCAGTGGGCGCCGCCTATCAGCAGGTCGACGCCGAGACCGGGGTGACGCTCACGATCCAGTACTTCGATCGGGCGCGCTTCGAGCTGCATCCGCACCTGGCCGGGACCCGCTACGAGATCCAGCTTGGTCGCTTGGGCTGGGAGGAAGCTGCGCGTCGTGGTCTGCTCGGGACCGAGCCGTTCCAGCCCGTCCCGGCCGCCACGGCGGAGCAGTCGGCGAACTGCGACTACTTCCCTACGACCGGGCACCGAGTCTGTGGACACTTCCGCACCTTCTGGCGCAACAACGGCCTGCGCCTCGGGGATTCCGGGATCAGCTTCAGGGAGTCGCTCGCGCTTTTCGGTTATCCGATCAGCGAAGAGTTCCCCGATCCCGACACCGGACTGATCGTGCAGTACTTCGAGCGTGCCCGGCTGGAGTACCGGCCGGAGCAGGCCGGTACCCCGGGCGAAGTGACTCTCGGTGAACTGGAGGGGATCGATCCATGA
- a CDS encoding peptide ABC transporter substrate-binding protein translates to MDHTILNERALRAAILNGQLTRREVLKRAAALGLTAPVIASLLAACGGAEGAAPTGDTGGATTATTDTGTGAASPTSDSSSDSTSGGRGRGQGDLLRMLFWQAPTILNTHLSTGDKDTLPSRLVTEPLLNINPDGSLGPVLAAEVPSLENGGVAPDGMSVTYKLKQGVVWSDGEPFTARDVRFTWEWVSNPDNSSPNQAVYQIIRDVEIVDDYTVTVHFHEPTPGWFNPFVGGFKGGILPEHIMKDYVGERAREAPFNLQPIGTGPYKVVEFRPGDVVLFELNENFREPDKPYFRRIEWKGGGDATSAARAVLQTGEADLAWNIQVEKQVLESLNQGNLGSIVVTPGASAEQIMVNFADPNVEVNGARSEPSTTHPFLSDPLVRQALALACDRQTIADVLYGETGRPTANVLNAPPQFVSPNTSFRYDLEEAGRLLDEAGWVKNGDYREKDGRQLAVVLSTTVNPVRQRQQEILKASWEQLGIRTELKAVESAVFFSSDAGNPDTYSHFYCDLQIFTNGPTSLYPLDFMASFKSDDPDNDLAQQSNNWSGRNFHRWVNEEFNELYQQARTELDPERQAELFIAMNDLVVNEIVRIPLVHRNGANAVSHRLKGIQRSTFEPTGYDIENWYFEE, encoded by the coding sequence GTGGATCACACGATCCTCAACGAACGCGCACTTCGCGCGGCGATTCTCAACGGACAACTCACGCGACGAGAGGTGTTGAAGCGGGCCGCGGCGTTGGGCCTCACGGCCCCGGTCATCGCCAGTCTGTTGGCGGCCTGCGGTGGGGCCGAAGGCGCCGCCCCGACCGGTGATACCGGGGGTGCCACGACCGCGACCACGGACACCGGCACCGGTGCGGCGTCGCCGACCTCTGACTCCAGCAGCGACTCCACCAGCGGTGGCCGGGGTCGGGGCCAGGGTGATCTGCTCCGGATGCTGTTCTGGCAGGCCCCGACCATCCTGAACACGCACCTGTCGACGGGTGACAAGGACACCCTCCCCTCACGCCTCGTCACCGAACCGCTGCTGAACATCAACCCGGACGGTTCGCTTGGCCCCGTCCTGGCGGCGGAGGTGCCGTCGCTCGAGAACGGCGGCGTTGCGCCCGACGGTATGAGCGTGACCTACAAGCTCAAGCAAGGAGTAGTGTGGTCCGACGGGGAACCCTTCACCGCCCGGGACGTGCGCTTCACCTGGGAGTGGGTTTCCAACCCGGATAACAGCTCGCCCAACCAGGCGGTGTACCAAATCATCAGGGACGTCGAGATCGTCGACGACTACACCGTCACGGTGCACTTCCACGAACCCACCCCGGGGTGGTTCAACCCCTTCGTCGGCGGCTTCAAGGGCGGCATCCTGCCCGAACACATCATGAAGGACTACGTCGGCGAACGAGCGCGGGAGGCACCCTTCAACCTCCAGCCGATCGGCACCGGGCCGTACAAGGTAGTCGAGTTCCGGCCCGGCGACGTTGTACTCTTCGAACTCAACGAGAACTTCCGCGAGCCAGACAAGCCGTACTTCCGGCGTATCGAGTGGAAGGGCGGCGGCGATGCCACATCCGCGGCCCGCGCCGTGCTGCAGACGGGCGAGGCCGATCTCGCGTGGAACATCCAGGTGGAGAAGCAGGTCCTCGAGTCTCTGAACCAAGGAAACCTGGGGAGCATCGTCGTCACCCCCGGGGCGAGCGCCGAGCAGATCATGGTCAACTTCGCGGACCCCAATGTCGAGGTCAACGGCGCACGGTCCGAGCCTTCAACCACCCACCCGTTCCTCAGTGACCCGCTCGTGCGTCAGGCTCTCGCCCTCGCATGCGATCGCCAAACGATCGCCGATGTGCTGTACGGTGAGACCGGGAGGCCGACCGCCAACGTCCTCAACGCGCCGCCACAGTTCGTCTCACCGAACACGTCGTTCAGGTATGACCTCGAGGAAGCCGGTCGGCTGCTCGACGAGGCGGGTTGGGTGAAGAACGGCGACTACCGGGAGAAGGATGGCCGACAGCTCGCCGTTGTTCTCTCGACGACCGTCAACCCAGTTCGGCAGCGGCAGCAGGAAATCCTGAAAGCAAGCTGGGAGCAGTTGGGCATTCGGACCGAGCTCAAGGCGGTCGAATCGGCCGTCTTCTTCTCCTCGGATGCCGGCAACCCGGACACCTACAGCCACTTCTACTGCGATCTCCAGATCTTCACCAACGGCCCGACGAGCCTCTATCCGCTCGACTTCATGGCCAGCTTCAAGTCCGACGATCCGGACAACGATCTGGCGCAGCAGTCGAATAACTGGTCCGGACGCAACTTCCACCGGTGGGTCAATGAGGAGTTCAACGAGCTCTACCAGCAGGCCAGGACCGAGCTCGACCCGGAACGACAGGCCGAGCTGTTCATCGCCATGAACGACCTGGTGGTGAACGAGATCGTGCGGATCCCCCTGGTGCATCGCAACGGGGCCAACGCCGTCTCCCACCGCCTCAAGGGGATTCAACGATCGACCTTCGAGCCGACGGGCTACGACATCGAGAACTGGTACTTCGAGGAGTAG
- a CDS encoding ArnT family glycosyltransferase: MRRWGRLAERRRAAWEVAALLAITALAATARLWDLGAIGLRGDEAVYAGQAAVLAGDQELKRYFMLMSRGNSNFLLYQYVLAAVYWLFGVTDVLARVVAAVFSMLAVPVTYAIGRTLYGRATGLIAALLLAVSGYAIFLGRLALLDSTLTFCVALAIYCGARWVCGGGDRWLYAFAAAAGFAVDAKVTGVLVLPVLGLVLLLTHGYSRLTVRSVAISAVVFLVCLAPAFYQLFKYGSLYFAFLGDSIRRVSHVPWYYYPRVLAHYDGYVLLVLAPVGLVVAAIRRSVGDIVLAAWILVIGVFQQTYPLKAFNYLLPLVPALALLGARALEQALGVVRRSWVPAAAAVTIVLAASLPPVWSAVHVDDYAGMREAAYWLKENTPPDAGVMTISQGSAQYVLAFYARRDAYPFGRFRLATILPGGTVVHPSLRSDATPRDWVVLWPPRLLASGDVSYLVFYTNAGDDPPEDPIVRSSTQRQFQRLVEDYGGELVHTVYHNREPRVWIYQVTKRLPQSEIAFSVERDAMRIEGRGFRLNAPVSLYYRGEFLAEVQADERGDFVTTVPVPATAGPVFYLVGVDSAGNYASTTGRHIWGDIAMEPDAGTTADVEPPPAVAQELGAANVRGE; this comes from the coding sequence ATGAGGAGATGGGGCCGGCTGGCGGAGCGTCGCCGGGCGGCTTGGGAGGTGGCAGCGTTACTCGCGATCACCGCACTGGCCGCGACGGCGCGCCTCTGGGATCTCGGGGCCATCGGCCTCCGAGGCGACGAGGCGGTCTATGCCGGGCAGGCGGCCGTCCTGGCCGGGGACCAGGAACTCAAGCGGTACTTCATGCTGATGTCGCGCGGCAATTCCAACTTCCTGCTGTACCAGTACGTGCTCGCGGCCGTCTACTGGCTGTTTGGCGTGACCGACGTCCTGGCGCGGGTGGTTGCCGCCGTGTTCAGTATGCTCGCCGTGCCCGTGACCTATGCCATCGGTCGGACGCTCTATGGTCGTGCCACTGGGCTGATCGCCGCGCTCCTGCTGGCCGTGAGCGGGTACGCGATCTTTCTTGGACGGCTGGCGCTGCTCGATTCGACCCTCACATTCTGCGTGGCGCTCGCCATCTATTGCGGTGCCCGGTGGGTGTGCGGCGGCGGGGACCGCTGGCTCTACGCCTTTGCCGCGGCCGCGGGGTTCGCGGTGGACGCGAAGGTCACCGGCGTGCTCGTCCTGCCGGTGCTGGGCCTGGTTCTCCTCCTGACACACGGTTACTCCCGCCTGACGGTCCGATCGGTTGCGATAAGCGCCGTGGTGTTCCTGGTCTGCCTCGCGCCTGCCTTCTACCAATTGTTCAAGTACGGCTCGCTGTACTTCGCCTTCCTCGGAGACAGCATCCGCCGGGTGAGCCACGTGCCCTGGTACTACTACCCGAGGGTGCTCGCCCACTACGACGGGTACGTGCTCCTGGTGCTGGCGCCGGTGGGCCTGGTGGTGGCGGCCATTCGGCGGAGCGTCGGGGACATCGTGCTGGCGGCCTGGATCCTCGTCATCGGCGTCTTCCAGCAGACGTACCCGCTAAAGGCGTTCAACTACCTGCTGCCGCTGGTGCCGGCACTGGCGCTCCTTGGGGCGCGGGCGCTCGAGCAAGCGCTCGGTGTTGTGCGCAGGTCCTGGGTGCCGGCCGCGGCCGCCGTCACCATCGTGCTGGCGGCATCGCTGCCGCCCGTCTGGTCGGCGGTGCACGTCGACGACTACGCGGGCATGCGGGAGGCGGCCTACTGGTTGAAGGAGAACACCCCACCCGACGCGGGGGTCATGACCATATCCCAGGGCTCCGCGCAGTATGTTCTTGCCTTCTATGCCCGACGCGACGCTTACCCCTTCGGTCGCTTCCGCCTGGCGACCATCCTCCCCGGCGGGACTGTTGTGCATCCGAGCCTCCGCTCCGACGCGACACCGCGGGACTGGGTGGTGCTCTGGCCACCGCGCTTGCTGGCCTCCGGTGACGTCTCCTATCTGGTCTTCTACACCAACGCAGGCGACGATCCGCCGGAGGACCCCATCGTCCGTAGCTCGACGCAGCGCCAGTTCCAACGCCTGGTGGAGGACTACGGCGGTGAACTCGTGCATACCGTCTATCACAACCGCGAGCCGCGGGTCTGGATTTACCAGGTAACCAAGCGGCTGCCGCAGTCGGAGATCGCGTTCTCGGTGGAGCGGGATGCCATGCGGATCGAGGGCCGCGGCTTCCGGCTCAACGCGCCCGTGTCGCTTTACTACCGGGGTGAGTTCCTGGCAGAGGTGCAGGCCGACGAACGCGGGGACTTCGTGACCACGGTGCCGGTTCCGGCCACGGCCGGTCCGGTGTTTTACCTCGTCGGGGTCGACAGTGCCGGCAACTATGCGTCCACGACCGGACGGCACATCTGGGGCGACATTGCCATGGAGCCCGACGCCGGTACGACAGCCGACGTGGAACCGCCACCGGCCGTGGCCCAGGAGCTGGGGGCGGCGAATGTGAGGGGAGAGTGA
- a CDS encoding DUF7594 domain-containing protein codes for MLGSSRRRNWLLVLILTLSTGLVGAHGPSVQAAPGPELRLRAVAVGTNEVDLSWTLEPDTPVAGFLIRRSGQDLATVEGTARTYVDTTVEPTRTYVYMLEARDEHGKTIAQSRPARVKAPGRPERTDRMPPSPPVDFTVEPTDAGNLLDWYDASDDSDVTGYRIYRDGQLLATVDGATLSYLDTTADPANNHTYEVETLDPVGHKSQRARRDAPRRENGPRIRVTPQVEESSTAAVATFQAVGYAPQLMRYPYLTDVVDRYATINWATDRSQTTGSARWGEVQSDGSCTPVNTVTATRTSITVNSVPEYQWKAMLTLEPDKQYCYRVYLGTIDLLGSDPSPRFWTQVPAGSTEPFSFVVFGDWGYTNSEGTNPDQAALMQRIAESGARFALTVGDNAYAAGSQKNYGDLVQTGPSVSNVFGPQFWTVPGRSIPIFPATGNHGYASANNPHPHLVNFPQDRAVALSSGKYVRETYCCLNGTDPGDYPSAWYAFDAGTARIYVLTAAWADANVGNATMYKNDYDYHWTVSSEEYQWLEQDLAAHPDQVKLAVLHFPLYSDSSAQQSDTFLQGPDSLEGLLGRYGVKIAFTGHAHFYQRNHANADGLVTYITGGGGAKVASVNHCSPFNAYAIGWSFSKNQGSSCNAPPPTSPQQVYHFLLVTVDGTTITVTPTDENGRTFDVQTYTADGSGGGGGTYRFAPEADSWVDEATPDTNYGTSARLRTDTSPDRREAFLRFAVNGLTGSVTSAKLRLYVSDGSSNGPAVYATSNDWSEAGLTWTNKPGPIGAPSDDLGSIAKDTWVELDVTPLVTGNGTYSFILVPTSSDGADFHSRQGSNKPQLVVTTG; via the coding sequence ATGCTGGGATCATCGCGGCGGCGCAACTGGCTGTTGGTGCTCATCCTCACCCTCAGCACCGGCTTGGTCGGTGCCCACGGTCCGTCGGTGCAGGCCGCACCCGGGCCGGAGTTGCGTCTGCGCGCGGTGGCTGTGGGGACGAACGAGGTGGACCTGTCGTGGACACTGGAACCCGACACACCCGTGGCGGGTTTTCTCATCCGGCGGTCGGGTCAAGACCTCGCCACTGTCGAGGGGACCGCCCGCACCTACGTGGACACGACCGTCGAGCCGACTCGCACCTACGTGTACATGCTGGAGGCGCGCGACGAGCACGGTAAGACCATCGCGCAATCGAGGCCGGCCCGAGTCAAGGCGCCAGGGCGACCCGAGCGGACCGACCGGATGCCGCCCTCCCCGCCCGTCGACTTCACCGTGGAGCCAACCGACGCCGGGAATCTGCTCGACTGGTACGACGCCAGCGACGACTCCGACGTCACCGGCTACCGGATCTACCGCGACGGCCAGCTACTGGCCACGGTGGACGGGGCCACCCTCAGCTACCTGGATACCACCGCCGACCCGGCGAACAACCACACCTATGAAGTCGAGACACTCGACCCGGTGGGACACAAATCGCAGCGAGCGCGACGAGACGCGCCCCGGCGGGAGAACGGCCCGCGGATCCGTGTGACGCCGCAGGTCGAGGAGTCCAGCACCGCCGCAGTGGCCACGTTCCAGGCCGTCGGCTATGCCCCGCAACTGATGCGCTACCCCTACCTGACCGATGTTGTCGACCGGTACGCCACGATCAACTGGGCGACGGACCGCTCGCAGACGACCGGATCGGCTCGGTGGGGTGAGGTGCAGAGCGACGGCTCCTGCACCCCGGTCAACACCGTCACGGCCACGCGGACATCGATCACGGTGAACTCCGTGCCGGAGTACCAGTGGAAAGCGATGCTGACGCTGGAGCCGGACAAGCAGTATTGTTACCGCGTCTACCTCGGCACGATCGATCTGCTCGGCAGCGACCCGTCGCCGCGCTTCTGGACCCAGGTCCCGGCCGGGTCGACCGAGCCCTTCTCGTTCGTGGTCTTTGGGGACTGGGGGTACACCAACAGCGAGGGGACCAACCCCGATCAGGCCGCCCTGATGCAACGGATCGCGGAGAGCGGGGCCCGCTTCGCCCTGACCGTTGGGGACAACGCCTACGCAGCGGGCAGCCAGAAGAACTACGGCGATCTGGTCCAGACCGGCCCGTCGGTCAGCAACGTCTTCGGTCCTCAGTTCTGGACGGTGCCCGGTCGATCGATCCCGATCTTCCCGGCGACGGGGAACCATGGCTATGCGAGTGCCAACAACCCCCATCCGCATCTGGTCAACTTCCCGCAGGACCGGGCGGTCGCGCTCTCAAGCGGCAAGTATGTCCGAGAGACCTACTGCTGCCTGAATGGGACCGATCCAGGCGACTACCCGAGCGCCTGGTACGCGTTCGATGCCGGGACCGCGCGTATCTACGTCCTGACCGCTGCCTGGGCGGACGCGAACGTCGGCAACGCCACCATGTACAAGAACGACTACGACTACCACTGGACCGTGTCGAGCGAGGAGTACCAGTGGCTGGAGCAGGACCTGGCAGCGCACCCGGATCAGGTCAAACTCGCCGTGCTCCACTTCCCGCTCTACTCCGACAGCTCCGCGCAGCAGTCGGACACGTTCCTCCAGGGGCCGGACAGCCTGGAGGGCCTGCTCGGGCGCTACGGGGTGAAGATTGCCTTTACCGGCCATGCGCACTTCTACCAGCGAAACCACGCCAACGCGGATGGTCTGGTCACCTACATCACCGGCGGGGGCGGGGCGAAGGTTGCCTCGGTGAACCACTGCAGCCCCTTCAACGCCTATGCCATTGGCTGGTCCTTCTCGAAGAATCAGGGGAGTAGTTGCAACGCGCCGCCACCCACGAGCCCGCAGCAGGTCTATCACTTCCTTCTGGTCACCGTGGACGGTACCACGATCACGGTGACACCGACGGATGAGAATGGCCGCACGTTCGACGTGCAGACGTACACCGCGGACGGCAGCGGCGGGGGTGGTGGCACCTATCGGTTCGCGCCGGAGGCGGATAGCTGGGTGGACGAGGCGACGCCTGACACCAACTACGGTACCTCCGCGCGCCTGCGGACGGATACGTCCCCGGATCGGCGGGAGGCGTTCCTGCGCTTTGCCGTCAACGGCCTGACCGGGTCGGTCACCAGCGCGAAGCTCCGCCTCTACGTCAGCGACGGGTCAAGCAACGGCCCGGCCGTGTACGCGACCAGCAACGATTGGAGCGAGGCGGGGCTGACCTGGACCAACAAACCGGGGCCGATCGGCGCACCCAGCGACGACCTGGGATCGATCGCGAAGGACACCTGGGTTGAACTGGACGTGACGCCGTTGGTGACGGGCAATGGGACGTACAGCTTTATCCTCGTGCCGACCTCGAGTGATGGGGCGGATTTCCACTCGCGCCAGGGGTCGAACAAGCCGCAGTTGGTGGTCACGACTGGCTAG
- a CDS encoding dipeptidase, protein MVAERPTVPVIDGHTDYLLSLIETKRSFLEESTTGHVDLPRARRGGIGAMLSAVFILDEDLPQHALIQTLRAVDLLHRVVAESNGQIELIRSYQQLVDCLERGVFGAILHYEGAEAIDPEFAVLRLSYELGLRSLGLTWSRPNIFAEGVGQANRGNGLTGLGRELVRQCNAMGILIDVSHLNEPGFWDVVEVSEKPFVASHSNARALCDHDRNLTDEQIRALAEKGGLMGINYHVGFLVAGAETGAEVPLSVLVDHIDHIVRLVGVDHVALGSDFDGATMPDELKDAAHTPNLIAELSRRGYSDDAIEKICSGNWLRVLREVWV, encoded by the coding sequence ATGGTGGCGGAACGACCCACGGTCCCCGTGATCGACGGGCATACCGACTACTTGTTGTCGTTGATTGAGACGAAGCGGAGCTTCCTGGAGGAGTCGACGACTGGGCACGTCGACCTCCCGCGGGCACGCCGGGGTGGGATCGGCGCGATGCTGAGTGCGGTCTTCATCCTGGACGAAGACCTGCCGCAACACGCGCTGATCCAGACCCTGCGTGCGGTCGATCTCCTGCACCGCGTGGTGGCGGAGTCCAACGGGCAGATCGAGTTGATCCGGAGTTACCAGCAACTGGTCGACTGCCTGGAGCGCGGGGTGTTCGGGGCGATCCTGCACTACGAGGGGGCTGAGGCGATCGACCCGGAGTTCGCGGTGCTGCGGCTCTCGTACGAGTTGGGTCTCCGCTCGCTCGGGCTCACCTGGAGCCGGCCGAACATCTTTGCCGAGGGCGTGGGGCAGGCGAACCGGGGCAACGGACTGACCGGGCTGGGCCGGGAACTGGTGCGACAATGCAACGCAATGGGCATCCTGATTGACGTCTCGCACTTGAACGAGCCGGGCTTCTGGGACGTCGTGGAGGTCAGCGAGAAGCCGTTCGTCGCCAGCCACTCCAACGCCCGCGCGCTGTGCGACCACGACCGGAACCTGACCGATGAGCAGATCCGGGCGCTGGCCGAGAAGGGCGGGCTGATGGGGATCAACTACCACGTCGGCTTCCTGGTGGCCGGTGCCGAGACAGGGGCTGAGGTGCCGTTGAGTGTGCTGGTGGACCACATCGACCACATCGTGCGTCTGGTCGGGGTGGACCATGTGGCGCTGGGGTCGGACTTCGACGGCGCGACGATGCCCGACGAGCTGAAGGACGCGGCGCACACGCCGAACCTGATCGCCGAGTTGTCGCGCCGGGGTTACAGCGACGACGCGATCGAGAAGATCTGCTCAGGCAACTGGCTGCGCGTGCTGCGCGAAGTGTGGGTGTAG